The Terriglobales bacterium nucleotide sequence GTTGCGGTCCTCTTCGAGCTGCTTCTCCACCTCCGCGATCAGCTTCTTGTTCTCCTCCGCCGTCAGCCACTTCTTCCCCAGCAAGAACTTCTCAAAGCGCGCGATGGGGTCGCGCTTGCGCCAGTACTCAAACAGCTCTTTGGGGACGTACCCGGCGGCGTCGTGGATGGCGTGGCCCTTCATGCGCATCATCTTGGCCTCGATGAGCGTCGAGCCCTCGCCGCGCCGGGCGCGCTCCGCGGCCTCGTGGCAGACGTCGTACACCTGGCAGGGGTCGGTGCCGTCCACGATCACGCCCGGGATGCCATAGGCCACGGCGCGGTCGGCCAGGTCCTTGATCGCGAATTGCAGCTCAGTGGGTGTGGAGTAAGCCCACAGATTGTTCTCGACGATCAGGATCAATCCCAACTTCTGCACCGCGGCGAAGTTCAGCCCTTCGTGGAAGACGCCGGTGGACTGCCCGCCGTCGCCGATGTAGGTCATGACGGCGATGTTGCGGCCCTGCAGGCGCGCGCCCAGCGCCACGCCCGCCATAACGGGGATGAGGTCGCCGAGCATCGAGATGGGCGCCACCACATTGCGCTTCTCGTGGTCGCCGAAGTGCGAAGACGCGTCGCGACCCTTGGTGGGTGAGCCCGCCTTGGCCATATACTGCATCATGATGTCGCGCGCCGGAAAGCCGCGCACCAGCATCGAGCCCTGATTGCGGATCATGGGCGCCAGCCAGTCGTCCTTCTGGAGCGCGTAGGCCGAAGCACACGAGCAGCCCTCCTGCCCCAGCCCGAAGTACACCCCGCCCACCACCTTCCCCTGCTTGTAAAGATTCTCGAGCGCCGCCTCCATGCGGCGGTTGAGCAGCATCCAGCGGTAGATCTCGATGCACTGCTCTTTCTTCAGATACTTCGACTCGCGCAGTGGCGGCGCGGGCGCACTCAGGTCTCCTCGGACCTCGTAGCGCACCTCGCCGTCCTTTGCCACCTCGACCACGCGGAAGTTGGGGCGCTCCAGGCGATAGTCGAGGATGCCGTGGGCATTTTTCGTTGGCGCGGGCGCGCCGGGGTTTGCCTTGCCCGGCGGGTTGCTCTTCGGCTTGTGGTTGGGACCCTTCATCTCAGGCTAGCGGTTGAGCACTCCGATGTACTGGCGCCACGGTCCCACTTCGTCCGTGAACTGCTTGGCGATCACGCGGCTGATCTGCGCCATGTGCGTCATGTCGTGCGTTACCCAGGTGGCCAGCAGTTGCCCCAGCGTCACCTGGCCCAGCGCGGGATGCGTCCCGCGGCGCGCGAGGTCCGCGGGCTCGAGTTGCAGCGCGTGCACCGTCTCCAGGTTCTGCGCCCGCAGCGTGGCGAAGGTTTCCAGCAGCTCGGCGATTGTCTTACCCCGGCTCTCCTCGAACATGGCGAAACGGTCGAAGGGCTCGAAGGGGAGCGCGTCTCCGTGCTCCAGGATCAGGCGCAGGCGCGGCACCCAGTCGGTGCGCTCGCCGTGGATCAGGTGGCCGACCACGTCGAACGGGCTCCAGGTCTCCGGGCCTTCGTTGGCGTGCTGCCAGGGCTCCGGCAGCCCGCGCAGCAGGGCGTCGAGCGCCGCCGGCGTGCGGCCCAGGATCGTAAGCGCGTCGGCGAGCTGGAATTCCATGGACGTCGTGTACTCCTAGGCCCAGGTTTCCTCCTCGCCGTGCATCTTCCGCAGCTCGGTCGGAGGCTTCATGGGAACGCCGATGCGCCGGCCCAGCAGCGCCTCCAGGTTTTCCACCCACAGGACCTGGCTTTGAAAGACGGCGCCGAAGTTGCGCGCGGCGGACTCCGCTACCTTTTCCAGGGTGGGGGCTTCGCCCAGCTCACGCCCCAGTGAAGTGACCGCCTTGTCAGCAATGCCGCAGGGGACAATGAGTTGGAAAGCGTCGAGGTCCGTACTGACGTTCAGCGCGAAGCCGTGCGAGGTGACGCCGCGGGAGATGTGCACGCCGATGGCGGCGACCTTGGCGTCGCTCTGCTCGGTCCAAACGCCCGTCCGTCCCGAAACGCGCCGCGCGGCAATGCCGAAATCCGCGCAGGTGCGGATGAGCACCTCCTCCAGCCGGCGCACGAACTCCACCGCCCCGAGCGTTTTTCGCGGACCTTCGGGTGTCGCGAACCCACGCAGGTCGAAGATGGGATATCCCACGAGCTGCCCCGGGCCGTGGTAGGTGACGTCGCCGCCGCGGTCGCACTCGAACACTTCCACGCCGCGCGCGGCCAACTGCTCGCGCGAAGCCAGCACATTCTCCGTCTTAGCGTTGCGCCCCAGCGTGATGACCGGTGTGTGCTCCAGCAGCAGCAGCACGTCGCCAATCTCGCCGCGCTTGCGCAACTCCACCAGCGAGCGCTGCAGCTCGAGTGCCGTGGCGTAATCGATGCGGGCGAGTTGGAGAACGGAGATCACGCGTTGATGGCCACTCCATACACGCTGTTCATGGCATCGAGCATGGCCTCAGCCAGCGTGGGATGCGCGTGAATGGTGAACATCAGGTCCTCGGCCGTGGCTTCCAGCTCGATAGCGGCCACCGCCTCCGAGATCAGCTCGGTCGCCGACGGCCCGATGATGTGCACCCCCAGGATCTCGCCGTACTGCGCGTCCGACACCACCTTGATGAAGCCCTCATGCGCGCCCAAGATGCTTGCCTTGGAGTTGGCGGCGAAGGGAAACTTGCCGATGTTGACCTTGCGCCCCGCCTCCTTGGCCTTCGCTTCGCTCAGGCCCACGCTCCCGATCTGCGGCTCGCAGTAGGTGCAGTTGGGGATGTGCAATGGGTTCAGCGGCTTGGCCGGCTTGCCCGCGATCTTCGCCACCGCCACGATCCCCTGCATCGAGCCCACGTGCGCCAGTTGCGGCATGCCCAGCACGATGTCGCCGACGGCGTAAACGCCGGGCTCGCCCGTCTGCATCCACTCGTTGGTCTTGATAAAGCCGCGCTCCGGCTTGATCTT carries:
- a CDS encoding thiamine pyrophosphate-dependent dehydrogenase E1 component subunit alpha, translating into MKGPNHKPKSNPPGKANPGAPAPTKNAHGILDYRLERPNFRVVEVAKDGEVRYEVRGDLSAPAPPLRESKYLKKEQCIEIYRWMLLNRRMEAALENLYKQGKVVGGVYFGLGQEGCSCASAYALQKDDWLAPMIRNQGSMLVRGFPARDIMMQYMAKAGSPTKGRDASSHFGDHEKRNVVAPISMLGDLIPVMAGVALGARLQGRNIAVMTYIGDGGQSTGVFHEGLNFAAVQKLGLILIVENNLWAYSTPTELQFAIKDLADRAVAYGIPGVIVDGTDPCQVYDVCHEAAERARRGEGSTLIEAKMMRMKGHAIHDAAGYVPKELFEYWRKRDPIARFEKFLLGKKWLTAEENKKLIAEVEKQLEEDRNFAEASPMPKPEAAEGGVYCEAGCHAIKPKYGGVKVAAGKKEAAKPKETEAALHFK
- a CDS encoding DinB family protein, producing MEFQLADALTILGRTPAALDALLRGLPEPWQHANEGPETWSPFDVVGHLIHGERTDWVPRLRLILEHGDALPFEPFDRFAMFEESRGKTIAELLETFATLRAQNLETVHALQLEPADLARRGTHPALGQVTLGQLLATWVTHDMTHMAQISRVIAKQFTDEVGPWRQYIGVLNR
- the lipB gene encoding lipoyl(octanoyl) transferase LipB, translating into MISVLQLARIDYATALELQRSLVELRKRGEIGDVLLLLEHTPVITLGRNAKTENVLASREQLAARGVEVFECDRGGDVTYHGPGQLVGYPIFDLRGFATPEGPRKTLGAVEFVRRLEEVLIRTCADFGIAARRVSGRTGVWTEQSDAKVAAIGVHISRGVTSHGFALNVSTDLDAFQLIVPCGIADKAVTSLGRELGEAPTLEKVAESAARNFGAVFQSQVLWVENLEALLGRRIGVPMKPPTELRKMHGEEETWA